A window of Quercus robur chromosome 12, dhQueRobu3.1, whole genome shotgun sequence genomic DNA:
CCTAACATGTGTCCACACAAACATCCAAGCATTATGCATCATGTTGGTTAATCATTTTCACTTTAAGCTGTGGTTAAAAAAGAAAGGGTAGGAGCAGTACTCCAAATGAATGTATTCGGGTCAATATTACCATTTAACAGCCCCCAAAACCAGAATAACAGTATGCTCCAAGGAGATGATAGATGATAGATCTCAATTCATCAAACAGtaacaacttttttttgataaatcaaaCCGTTACAAATTTAGtgcaaaaaaagttttagaagtGGGAAAGATGAACAGACTACTATTGGCCCCAGATTAGCTGTAAGagttttcctctctatttcttcTTGCCATCTAAATTGAAGACCCAATCCCAAATACAAAACCATACAAATATCCATTAGTCTTATTAAATCACTATCAAAATATAGAAAGAATTCAAGCTACAGCAACACTAATGATATAATAAGAAACTATGATCATTTACTTCTCAGTTGCTTCAGCTGCATAACAACAGATTTTAAATCCCTTTTTAATATTGTTCTTGTTGCTTTTATTTGCCACAGCAACATATAGAAAACAAATTGCTAATATATAAATCATGGTAGAAGTATTTATCTAATTCAAGCAATAATTCCATATTGTACTCTACAAAAGTTTGCACATTAGGGATAGGCTATTAAGTGATCAATTAGGCTCTGAATGGGCAAATGCCAAGGGTGAGGAGGGAACTTTGAAATTTGCTTCACCTACAGCATATTCTCTCAAGACAAGCTCCACTTCTTCTACTACCCCTATTCTCCGAAACCACCTGGCCAATATTTCTGAAGCTTCTTTTCCAACAATAATACCACCCTTCTCTAAATTTACCAGAAATTCCAATGCCTTGTTAAGCTTGTTCTCCTTTTCATAAGCAGCCAACACCAAAGCCACACACTTATCACTTGGTTCAAGACCAGCCTTCCTCATATTTTCAAATGCAAGACCTGCCTTTTGACTTTGACCTGCCATTCCATATGCATTTATAAGAAGCCCACACAGCTTAACATCAGGAGGTATACCAGCACACTGAATTGCATCAAAGACTCTCTGAGCTCCTTCAGAATCACCTGTCATGGAGTATGCTCTTAACAATGCCTTGTAAACTTCCCTTCCTGCATATATTTCTTGGGCGTCCATTTCTCTAAGTAAAGTCTCTCCTTGCTTGGGCATTCCAGCTCGGATGTAGGCCATGATCATTGAGCCATATGATCTTTTATCCAAAGTTTCTCCAATCAGCTTGAGTTCTTCAAAAGTTTCTTCAGCCAGCTTAAGATTCCCAGCTTTGCTGTACATGTGAATCATGGCAGTTAAAGTTACCTGATCACAGACGACACCTTTACTTTTCATGGCTAAGAGGATCTTTTCAGCATCTTGAAGTTGGTTCTGCTTCCCGTAATCATGTATTATTTTGGTATAGTCACGAACACTGGCTTCAAAAGATTCTTCTAAGAAGGCAAGTTCTGCCACCTAAGGAAGTGCAAAGAGCCATGAATTCACTTCAGGTTGTAAGGAGATTTAAAAAGTCTTAAGTTTCATTTGAATACACCGAAATATATAATATCTGTAAGAAGGCAATTTCAATGAGAAGATCAACATTTTTAGATGTCGATTGCAGTAGAAATAGGGTAGGCATCTGACCAAAGCAAAACAAATCCATGTTTAGTGCAGAAACGTGCCAATGCtctattttcttataaatttcttcaaaataaaatgttcTTATCTTCCTGAGTTTTGCTTAGCCAAAATTTAACTAATGCCACAACTTTCAAAGAAAAGTAAACAAATTTAAGATTATATTGTGTCACATATCATCCATTTCTTCCAATATTGAGCCATAAAGACCTCTTTAAgtggttgaaacttgaaagtcgCCAATTCTATATAATCCCTATCATGCTACACTATGCCAGTCCACAACAATAACCTCTCATGGACATTAGATCTCACCAAGTGAGGTAGAACTCACTTAAGACCTCATCATTAGACTAAAGATACATTTAGTGAACGTTTGGATAGAACTGAAAAGTGTTTTCAACTGCGTTGTGCGTTTTctagtgggtcccgtgcactgttcatgggacctgCAAGTACTTTATTCAGcgcaaaaaaactttaaaactgggtcaCACAATATTATTcactcatttaaaaattattttgctacagtgttttcagttt
This region includes:
- the LOC126709101 gene encoding pentatricopeptide repeat-containing protein At1g01970: MGTYACNMLIYPKSTYPLINNIRKTFYFPLRSCTFQTPREFSFSKVHCQLGASNVEDTGKPENKVEKPRYKWVEIGTNITEAQKKAIAQLPPTMTKRCMAIMKQIICLSPQKGSLSDLLAAWVRSMKPDRADWLAVLKELKKMDYQLYLQVAELAFLEESFEASVRDYTKIIHDYGKQNQLQDAEKILLAMKSKGVVCDQVTLTAMIHMYSKAGNLKLAEETFEELKLIGETLDKRSYGSMIMAYIRAGMPKQGETLLREMDAQEIYAGREVYKALLRAYSMTGDSEGAQRVFDAIQCAGIPPDVKLCGLLINAYGMAGQSQKAGLAFENMRKAGLEPSDKCVALVLAAYEKENKLNKALEFLVNLEKGGIIVGKEASEILARWFRRIGVVEEVELVLREYAVGEANFKVPSSPLAFAHSEPN